Within the Thalassophryne amazonica chromosome 19, fThaAma1.1, whole genome shotgun sequence genome, the region ggagtgcgggctccaagcacgagagggcgccagacccagaagaagtgacagctgtcattcatcccctgcaccagctgtgactcgttcatcatcatcatcaccatcataaaagccggactgcaactccacctcctcgccgagaaatcgactaccgagaggtaacttctctgctgactcatatcattgagtggattctgaacttctgttgcagccggtatcctgtggtgttcacccttatctgggaattgGCGTgtagcgtgacgacgacgactgcgctacagataagtggttacattaggagctgcacgagtgtgtgattcggaggtggaggtcctcctcctaactgtgtacagactgtagaccactgagtgtacggatttacactcattcatcttgtctctgctttttgccagcagtaatgaggaggtcaaagttccccccaatctatcggcggtgccagaggagtaccatgatcttgctgacgttttcagcaaagatctggcgctcactcttcctctgcaccgaccgtatgattgtgccatcgatttagtcccgggcgttgagtacccgtccagtaggttgtacaacctctcacgtacggaacgcgaatcaatggagacctacatccgggactccttagctgccgggctgatccggaactccacctccccgatgggtgctggtttcttttttgtgggcaagaaagacggcggactccgtccatgcattgattacagagggctgaacgagatcacggttcgcaaccgatacccgttacctctgttggattcagtgttcacgcccctgcatggagcccaaatctttacgaaattggatcttagaaatgcgtaccacctggttcggatccggaagggagacgaatggaagacggcattcaacaccccgttaggtcacttcgagtacctggtcatgccgttcggcctcactaacgcccccgcgacgttccaagctttggtaaacgacgtcttgcgggacttcctgcatcggttcgtcttcgtatatctggacgacatactcatcttttccccggaccctgagacccatgtccagcatgtacgtcaggtcctacagcggttgttggagaacctgcTGTTTGTgcagggcgagaagtgcgagttccaccgcacttctttgtccttcctggggttcatcatctcctccaactccgtcgcccctgatccggctaaggttgcggcggtgagagattggccccaaccaacaagccgcaggaaactacagcagttcctcggctttgcaaatttttacaggaggttcatcaaaggttacagtcaggtagttagccccctgactgccctgacctccaccaaggtccccttcacctggtcggatcggtgcaaagccgcgttccaggagttgaaacgccggttctcgactgcgccagttctggtgcagcctgatcctgatcgccagtacatagtagaagtggacgcctctgactcagggataggagccgtgctgtcccagagcgtggaggctgataaagttctccatccttgtgccttttattcccgcaggttgaccccagctgaacggaactatgacgttggcaatcgggaacttcttgcggtgaaggaggctcttgaagagtggagacacctgctggagggggcttcgttgcccttcacggttttcactgaccatcggaacctggagtacatccggaccgccaagcggctgaaccccaggcaagcccgctggtctctgttcttcgggcgctttgacttccggattacatatcgccccgggaccaataaccaaaaatcagacgccttgtcccgggtgcacgaagaagaagccaaagcggggctgtcgaaccccaccgagaccatcatccccgagtccactgtcgtggccgcccttacctgggacgtggagaagaccgtccgggaggccctgaccaggagcccggacccggggactggccccaaggacagactgtacatcccaccagaggcaagagctgctgtattggacttctgtcacgggtccaagctctcctgtcatcccggagtgcgtaggaccgtggcagtagtccagcagcgcttctggtgggcgtccctggaaaccgacgtccgggactacatccaggcctgtaccatctgcgccaggggcaaggcagaccatcggaggacgacgggcctcctccaacccctgccagtgcctcatcacccctggtctcacatcggcctggatttcatcacgggcctcccgccgtcccagggcaacaccgtaatcctcacgatagtggaccggttctccaaggcggcccacttcgtggccctcccgaagctcccgacggcccaggagacagcagacctcctggttcaccacgtcttgcggctgcatgggataccgtcggacatcgtctcagatcgtggtccccagttctcttcacaggtgtggaagagtttctgcaaggagctgggggccaccgtgagtctctcgtccgggtaccacccccagaccaacggccaggcagagcgggccaaccaggagttggagcaggccctgcggtgtgtcacctccgcacatccggcggcctggagtcaccatctggcctggatcgagtatgcccacaacagccaggtttcgtctgctaccggcctctccccttttgcggtgtgtttggggtaccagcccccattattcccgctggtggagggagaggtcggtgtgccctcggtccaggcccaccttcggaaatgtcgccgggtgtggcggaccgcccactctgccctgttgaaggcccggacgagggccaagtcccatgcagaccgccgacggtccccggcccccacgtaccagcccgggcaggagatgTGGctctcaacgaaggacatccccctctgtgtggactcccccaagttaaaagacagatacatcggacccttcacaatcctcaaaatcatcaacccggccgcagtgaagctccaactcccagcttcactgcggatccacccggtattccacgtgtcccgtatcaagccacaccacacctcgcccctctgtgcacctggacctacgccgcctcctgcccggctcatcgacggggagcctgcttggacagtccgcaggctcttggacgtccgtcgtaagggccgggggttccaatatctggtggactgggaggggtatggacctgaagaacgctcctgggtgaagaggagcttcatcctggacccggccctcctggccgatttctacagaagacacccggacaagccaggtcgggcgccaggaggcgcccgttgagggggggtcctgttatgtgggccgctgaagaggaggtactgctggcccactaccaccagagggcgccctgcttggagtgcgggctccaagcacgagagggcgccagacccagaagaagtgacagctgtcattcatcccctgcaccagctgtgactcgttcatcatcatcatcaccatcataaaagccggactgcaactccacctcctcgccgagaaatcgactaccgagaggtaacttctctgctgactcatatcattgagtggattctgaacttctgttgcagccggtatcctgtggtgttcacccttatctgggaattgGCGTgtagcgtgacgacgacgactgcgctacagataagtggttacattaggagctgcacgagtgtgtgattcggaggtggaggtcctcctcctaactgtgtacagactgtagaccactgagtgtacggatttacactcattcatcttgtctctgctttttgccagcagtaccagggtcgacagccgaagacagaggtcacctggggattcgggacttggcggctccggtgttcttcagaccgttggtggtggaggccgtgtgggacgcggcctctctctcgtcggggtcttctatcttcgagcctgcccacacgtcacctggtgttaattgactttgcaatttctgtatatttagttgtgtattgtcacaacagtaaattgttatcttttggcttactcattgtccgttcatttgcgcctcctgttgtgggtccgtgctacgacaccttcccaacacttttgtctgacttagtgcttagctcagataagataattatagtgggcgattttaacatccacacagatgctgagaatgacagcctcaacactgcatttaatctattattagactcaattggctttgctcaaaatgtaaatgagtccacccaccactttaatcatatcttagatcttgttctgacttatggtatggaacttgaagacttaacagtattccctgaaaactcccttctgtctgatcatttcttaataacatttacatttactctgatggactacccagcagtggggaataagtttcattacactagaagtctttcagaaagcgctgtaactaggtttaaggatatgattccttctttatgttctctaatgccatataccaacacagtgcagaatagctacctaaactctgtaagtgagatagagcatctcgtcaatagttttacatcctcattgaagacaactttggatgctgtagctcctgtgaaaaagagagctttaaatcagaagtgcctgactccgtggtataactcacaaactcgcagcttaaagcagataacccgtaagttggagaggaaatggcgtctcactaatttagaagatcttcacttagcctggaaaaagagtctgttgctctataaaaaagccctccgtaaagctaggacatcttactactcatcactaattgaagaaaataagaacaaccccaggtttcttttcagcactgtagccaggctgacaaagagtcagagctctattgagccgagtattcctttaactttaactagtaatgacttcatgactttctttgctaataaaattttaactattagagaaaaaattactcataaccatcccaaagacgtatcgttatctttggctgctttcagtgatgccggtatttggttagactctttctctcagattgttctgtctgagttattttcattagttacttcatccaaaccatcaacatgtctattagaccccattcctaccaggctgctcaaggaagctctaccattatttaatgcttcgatcttaaatatgatcaatctatctttattagttggctatgtaccacaggcttttaaggtggcagtaattaaaccattacttaaaaagccatcacttgacccagctatcttagctaattataggccaatctccaaccttccttttctctcaaaaattcttgaaagggtagttgtaaaacagctaactgatcatctgcagaggaatggtctatttgaagagtttcagtcaggttttagaattcatcatagtacagaaacagcattagtgaaggttacaaatgatcttcttatggcctcagacagtggactcatctctgtgcttgttctgttagacctcagtgctgcttttgatactgttgaccataaaattttattacagagattagagcatgccataggtattaaaggcactgcgctgcggtggtttgaatcatatttatctaatagattacaatttgttcatgtaaatggggaatcttcttcacagactaaggttaattatggagttccacaaggttctgtgctaggaccaattttattcactttatacatgcttcccttgggcagtattattagacggcattgcttaaattttcattgttacgcagatgatacccagctttatctatccatgaagccagaggacacacaccaattagctaaactgcaggattgtcttacagacataaagacatggatgacctctaatttcctgtttttaaactcggataaaactgaagttattgtacttggccccacaaatcttagaaacatggtgtctaaccagatccttactctggatggcattaccctgacctctagtaatactgtgagaaatcttggagtcatttttgatcaggatatgtcattcaaagcgcatattaaacaaatatgtaggactgcttttttgcatttatgcaatatctctaaaattagaaaggtcttgtctcagagtgatgctgaaaaactaattcatgcatttatttcctctaggctggactattgtaattcattattatcaggttgtcctaaaagttccctgaaaagccttcagttaattcaaaatgctgcagctagagtactgatggggactagaaggagagagcatatctcacccatattggcctctcttcattggcttcctgttaattctagaatagaatttaaaattcttcttcttacttataaggttttgaataatcaggtcccatcttatcttagggacctcatagtaccatatcaccccaatagagcgcttcgctctcagactgcaggcttacttgtagttcctaggctttgtaagagtagaatgggaggcagagcattcagctttcaggctcctctcctgtggaaccagctcccaattcagatcagggagacagacaccctctctacttttaagattaggcttaaaactttcctttttgctaaagcttatagttagggctggatcaggtgaccctgaaccatcccttagttatgctgctatagacttagactgctggggggttcccatgatgcactgagtgtttctttctctttttgctctgtatgcaccactctgcatttaatcattagtgattgatctctgctcccctccacagcatgtctttttcctggttctctccctcagccccaaccagtcccagcagaagactgcccctccctgagcctggttctgctggaggtttcttcctgttaaaagggagtttttccttcccactgtcgccaagtgcttgctcacaggggatcgttttgaccgttggggtttttacataattattgtatggccttgccttacaatataaagcgccttggggcaactgtttgttgtgatttggcgctatataaataaaattgattaattgattgattgattgaaattcatTAAGATTCCTTGATTTAATGTTATCATGCACTCTAAAGggataaatatgcaaatcccttccaattttttttttgaggaacattgtttttgaacatttcaataaTACATTCTTAcagatttgttgacaaactggagatcctctgcccatctttgctcctcaaagactcagcctttcactACAGTGTGGGATTACACTGACTGTTCAGTGATGGTACCTTCATTTCAGTATGTTCTGTTTTGCTGCTCACTGACTCACCCACAGGGAGAGCCTGTCCCAGCATGCATTGAGAAAAAACAGAGAACAGACCTTCATACTGTACATGGCATCCTAAAGATATTTGAATTTCAAATTAGGTCACAAGAATTTCTTTGCAGTGTTGACCTGAATGGTCACCTCGGGGTGTTTAAAATATATTAGAGACCTCTTTTGACCCCAAGACACCTGCAGTTACAGTGTggtgcataagtatttggacagtggcagtTCTGGTTATTGTGCCCACAATAgttttgaaatgaaacaagatgGTCTTGTATTGTagactttcatctttaattcaagcagtttcacaaaaatatcacattaaccatttaggaattataacCATTTTTATTCACAGTCTCTCCATGTTcagaccataagtaattggacaattgGCTGACAAGGAGTTGACCAGATGTGGTCTGTTCCCTTGGTATAACGTGATAAATTAAGGTC harbors:
- the LOC117501131 gene encoding uncharacterized protein LOC117501131, translating into YMLPLGSIIRRHCLNFHCYADDTQLYLSMKPEDTHQLAKLQDCLTDIKTWMTSNFLFLNSDKTEVIVLGPTNLRNMVSNQILTLDGITLTSSNTVRNLGVIFDQDMSFKAHIKQICRTAFLHLCNISKIRKVLSQSDAEKLIHAFISSRLDYCNSLLSGCPKSSLKSLQLIQNAAARVLMGTRRREHISPILASLHWLPVNSRIEFKILLLTYKVLNNQVPSYLRDLIVPYHPNRALRSQTAGLLVVPRLCKSRMGGRAFSFQAPLLWNQLPIQIRETDTLSTFKIRLKTFLFAKAYS